The DNA sequence GAAGGTATCAGTCAGAGTATCAAAGGAAAAGTCGTTTTGGTGACCGGTTGTGCAGGGTCGATTGGTAGTGAAATCGTGCGGCAATTGCTGCCTTACGGACCCCGTTTGCTAGTGGGCTTGGACCAGGCGGAAACGCCGCTGGCACAACTGGAGCTGAGTTTGAAAAAAGCAGTAAAGAATAAATTGTTCTTGCCCGTTATTGGCGATGTACGCAACCAAGCGATGTTGGAGCAATTGTTTGCGACCTACCAGCCGGAATACGTTTTCCACGCGGCAGCCTATAAGCACGTCCCGATCATGGAGCATTTTCCTGCCGAGGCCATCCGCACCAATGTCGTAGGGACGATGCACCTGGCGGATTTGGCAGTAGCCTACAAGGTGCAAAAGTTTGTCATGATATCGACCGATAAAGCCGTCAATCCCAGCAACGTCATGGGCGCTTCGAAGCGGATTGCCGAAATCTATGTCCAGGCACTCAGCAGCAGAGGCGATCATCAGACCCAGTTTATTACGACCCGTTTTGGGAATGTTCTGGGCTCTAATGGTTCGGTGATTCCTATTTTTAAGAGGCAAATAGAACAAGGCCAGGCCGTAACCGTTACGCATCCGGAGGTCACCCGTTTCTTTATGACCATCCCTGAAGCATGCCAGTTGGTACTGGAAGCGGGCGCGATGGGCAAAGGCAGTGAAATTTTTATCTTTGACATGGGCGAGTCGGTCAAAATTGTGGACCTTGCCCGTAAGATGATCCAGATGGCCGGGCTGGTTCCGGGGCAGGACATCGAAATTCGCTTTACCGGACTGCGCCCCGGCGAAAAGCTCTACGAAGAGTTGCTCGATGATGGTGAGGGGGTGATTGCTACCCACCATCCCAAGATTCAAAAAGCAGCAGTAAGGGCCAATGATTACGAGGAAGTAAAAGCAGAAATGGAGGCCCTTGTGAAGCTGATGGATCAAAAAGATGTGTTGCAGCTGGTAAGCAAGATGAAGGATATTGTACCAGAGTTTACCAGTCGCAATTCGAAATTTTCTGTTCTTGACAACAGCGAAATAAACTAAAAAAGGTGTCCTTCGCATGCAGCTTCCTTTAAAAAAGTTGTACCTCAGAACCATCGGCCGTTGGCTGACCTCTGACCTGTTTGCCTACCGGATGCCCGTTTCCGTAAAGGGAATATGTTTTATTGACGGCAAGGTGATCCTCTTGAAAAATGAGCGCAACGAGTGGGACCTGCCCGGCGGGAAAATTGGCCGCAGAGAAACCGTAAAAGCAGCCCTGAAGCGCGAAATCAAAGAAGAGCTGGGCATCGAAGTGAAAGTGGAAGAGCTGCTGGAGGTGTTTACCGCCAGGATGAACCATCAGGTGGATGTCCTGATAGTGGTTTATCGATGTACGACGAAAGCGACGATGCAAGATTTAAGAATAAGTTCGGAGAGTTTTGAGATAGGTTGTTTTTCTAATGGTCAATTATTAAATTTGAAATTGAACCCCAGATATCTCTACTATTTAGAAAAAACGTTGTCTTCGCCAGACGCTTAAAGAAACGACCATCCAAGCCTCCATCCTCCTCGTCTCTAATTCTGCATTTAACATCTTCCACTTTCGGAAGAGTCTATGGAAAATGCTCTTAAAGGAAGGGTATGAGGTGATTGCACTGGCACCCGCCGACGGCAAGGAACAGGGGCTAAAAGATGCAGGGCTCCGCTTTGTTGATCTACCCAGTTTGCAGCAATATGGCAATGGCCCCGTGAGTGATGTGCTGCTGTACCGAACCCTGGTGAGTAAGTACCAGGAATTACAGCCCGACCTCATTCTTCATTTTACCATCAAGCCCAATATTTACGGCAGTGTAGCCGCCAAAAAAGTAGGCATACCTTCTATTGCAACCATCACAGGGCTGGGGACTACCTGGCTCAATGGCGTTCTGCTCAGGAAGATCACCCAAATGCTTTATCGTTATAGCTTGCCGGCCTCTAACGTCATTGTCGGGCAGAATGCACATGACCTGGAATCCCTGCAAAAAATCGGTGTGAAAGCCAACGAGTGGCAATTGATCCCGGGCTCGGGTATTGATGTCAACGAGTTTGCGCCAACCGCTCCAGTTGTAGCCGCTTCCGCCAAGCAATTCCTTTTTTTAGGTCGCATGCTGATTGATAAAGGGCTCGAAGAGTTGTTCAATGCCTGGCACCAAATTCACCATCTTCTGCCCGATGCTCATTTGCTCTTGGTAGGAGAACTTGACCCGCAGCATCCGCGCTGTATTCCCGAGAAAATTTGGCAAGCAGGGATCGCCTTGCCCCGGGTGGTTTACCACGATTATCAGGAAGATGTGCGCACTTATATTGATCGTAGCCAGGTCGTCCTCTTGGCGAGCTACCGCGAAGGAATACCTCGGAGTCTGCTCGAATCCATGTCAATGGGCAAACCCATCATAGCTACCGATGTTCCGGGCTGCCGCGAGCTGGCCCTCCCCCGCAAAACTGGCTGGCGGGTTCCTTCCCGCTCTTCAGCCGCACTGGCAGAAGCCATGCTACAAGCCTACCGCAGCAAACCCGAAGAATTGACCCAACTGGGAAACAATGGCCGCAAATTGGTCTGCGAAGGATACAGTGAAGCAATTGTCACGCAGCAGTATTTGGAGATTATTAAAGAGCTATTAAGGTGAACCGAAAGTATCTGCGAATAGTTACGGTCACCTTCGCTACGCTGCTGTTTTTAGGGGCGTTTCCTTTTGCTTGGATTACGCAATTCCTTTATCCACTGGGCATTCATGAATGGGATTGGTTGGGGAATTTTCCCTCGATGACCTCGGGGCTGAATTATCAGGAGACCCAATGGTTTTGGTGCCAAAATACAGGCGGCCGATACACCAGTACAGCGATATTAAGCAGCCTTCCCTATTGGTATAATTTAGCCGCTTTTCGGTTAGTAGTGTTGATTTTTCTATTGCTGATTCCTTTAAGCCTTATCTACTTCTTTGTAAAAATCACCCGGCCACTACCGGGTTTTTTCTTAGGTGGAAGCTGTTGGTTACTATTTCTCGATCAAATTACCAATACTTACGACAGCTTACTTCGTTTTACTTGTCTCCCTATTTATCACTTGGGCTTTGCATTAAGCCTTTTGCTTGCAACGGTCTGGTGGCGAGTGATCAACGAAGATTTTAAAGGACGAAAATCCTATTTTATACTTGCAT is a window from the Lewinella sp. LCG006 genome containing:
- a CDS encoding polysaccharide biosynthesis protein translates to MKFNSQKSILGASPMAGYVTKLFIFGVDMVYALIAITIALLLTGNFEFERLNLLLTWGPVLLLIFRAISFIVFRTYLLIVRYVGEKDYKNVFYAVSLSSAVFFLLLKFLATPFKPKEVLPIVLVDYFVLLLLAGGSRIVLRLLFDRLRLQGANRLNTVIFGAGELGAMLYNVLKQNTTHNYRVMAFFDDNPRVHKKYLNGVRIYNAEKSFASVVKKYNIKYAIIGINQLPEARRVAFINECLEHQVKVLKVPPTENWLNSTLNLGQLRKIRFEDLLSRPPIILDQEGISQSIKGKVVLVTGCAGSIGSEIVRQLLPYGPRLLVGLDQAETPLAQLELSLKKAVKNKLFLPVIGDVRNQAMLEQLFATYQPEYVFHAAAYKHVPIMEHFPAEAIRTNVVGTMHLADLAVAYKVQKFVMISTDKAVNPSNVMGASKRIAEIYVQALSSRGDHQTQFITTRFGNVLGSNGSVIPIFKRQIEQGQAVTVTHPEVTRFFMTIPEACQLVLEAGAMGKGSEIFIFDMGESVKIVDLARKMIQMAGLVPGQDIEIRFTGLRPGEKLYEELLDDGEGVIATHHPKIQKAAVRANDYEEVKAEMEALVKLMDQKDVLQLVSKMKDIVPEFTSRNSKFSVLDNSEIN
- a CDS encoding NUDIX domain-containing protein, which codes for MQLPLKKLYLRTIGRWLTSDLFAYRMPVSVKGICFIDGKVILLKNERNEWDLPGGKIGRRETVKAALKREIKEELGIEVKVEELLEVFTARMNHQVDVLIVVYRCTTKATMQDLRISSESFEIGCFSNGQLLNLKLNPRYLYYLEKTLSSPDA
- a CDS encoding glycosyltransferase family 4 protein, with product MLLVSNSAFNIFHFRKSLWKMLLKEGYEVIALAPADGKEQGLKDAGLRFVDLPSLQQYGNGPVSDVLLYRTLVSKYQELQPDLILHFTIKPNIYGSVAAKKVGIPSIATITGLGTTWLNGVLLRKITQMLYRYSLPASNVIVGQNAHDLESLQKIGVKANEWQLIPGSGIDVNEFAPTAPVVAASAKQFLFLGRMLIDKGLEELFNAWHQIHHLLPDAHLLLVGELDPQHPRCIPEKIWQAGIALPRVVYHDYQEDVRTYIDRSQVVLLASYREGIPRSLLESMSMGKPIIATDVPGCRELALPRKTGWRVPSRSSAALAEAMLQAYRSKPEELTQLGNNGRKLVCEGYSEAIVTQQYLEIIKELLR